A window of Panthera tigris isolate Pti1 chromosome A3, P.tigris_Pti1_mat1.1, whole genome shotgun sequence genomic DNA:
AGGGACAGAGCAGCCACAGCGTCAGAAAGAATCACAGATCACTGGATGGGGCCGAGGAAGCCCTAAGAAGGGATAAAGGTCTGCCGGAGGATACCAGGCTGGGACGCAACGGTCAGCCTGCAGGAAGGCCCGGCCCGTGCCCTTCAGGGGAGTTTTCCCGGGCACCTAACTACGGGTCCCCCTGAGGTAAGGGAGGGACCTATCTATTTAGGGGGCCCTGGAAATGCCCCACGGGAAGGCGGGCTTGTGCAGGGCCACCTGATGGATgggcttcctctccccctcttccctgcacTAGGGCATACGGCCCCGGAGAGGGTAGCCAAGGCGAGGACCAGGATACCAACCTCCtgacccaccctcccacccacctccagccTTGGGCTGGGACCCAGACTCTTACCTGTGGCGGCTGGCAGGCCGGGGAGCGCTCTGGGCCTGGGGTTCACCAGGGCTGAGGGCCCCGCCGCCCCCTGTGTAGAGGCTATAACCACGAGGAGGGTAGCTAGCTGCCCCCACGGCTGTGGTCAGCAGGCAGCAGAGGTAGCAGCTCCAGAGGGTGCTGGGGGCCATGGTGGGGGCACTCCGCAGTGGTCCTCAGAGGCACATCCCGGCCTGACCACTGGCGCCTCTGTCTGGAGCCGGGATGCCTCTGCTCCGAGGGACAGCGCCGGGGTCGGGTCCTGTCCCCAGCTTCCTGCCGCCGGCAGCCCCCAGCCACACGCCTCCTCCTTGGCCGCCTGGCctgacccctctccccctcctctttcctcctcaggctcctgtctgtccctcccttggtTCCTTCCGTTCTCCTCTTCTCCACTTCTGAGGGgagtttgttctctgtgcccCCTGGCCTCCTGTGCCTGGTCCCTGCCCCTCTCAGATGCTGCTTCCTGGGCCTCCACCCCCCTCGCCCCAGCTGGCCCTCCTCTGGTCTCCCTATCTGTTTTCCCCAATGACCGGATCCTGGGGGTGACAGGGCTTTGCCCCTGTGGCTGTTCAGAGGCGCAAGAGTGGCTGTGGGGCGGGCCCTGgcctcccgcctccctctcttgctcactcccTTCCCCCCTGTCTGGCTGGCGGTCcagcctcccccttcctccccccacctctccaacCATCGTGCGCCACATCTGCTTCTTGTTAACTccgggaaagagaggaaaaaaaaggaaaaacagagaaatgtgGAGTTGCCGCCAGGCTTGGGGCCAGCCTCTCAGACGGGCCACATGGAGTGGAGCCGGggccagagctggggaggaggcccTGGGCTGGTCGCTTAGACAGGGAACGGGAGCTGCAGCCACAGCTCCCCTGGGGCTAGGGCAAGCCTCCTCTGGGAGAGAAGACccgagaaaggaggggaggactGTAAAAGGGAGAATGAACTTGTAGGGCTCAGCAGGGCATCACTCAACCATCTTGTCCAGCTGCCTGCTTTTACAGATGTGAACAATGAGGCCCAGAGTGGGAAAGTAACGTGTCCGAGGTAACACAGCACATCAAGAGTGGGGCTGTGATTAGAATTTAAATACCTAGGTCAGTGACTTGGGAGGAAGAAGTAGGATAGGTGAGAGAGCTACTGGGCCAGGGAGGAGACAAACTGAGGCAGGCAGGAAATTCAGAGaagccagaggaggaagaaaggaatctgGAAATGAGGTCACAGCCTTCTGTCAAGCAtggagagggcatgagcaggaggAGACTTATTCTcaaaaaaccaaatgaatatgGATCCCAGGCCTTTCTTGGTAAAGGCCAGgccgtgagtgggggaggggaaggaaggaggcaaactggGCAGTTATCTAAATCTACAGAGCCCAAAGGAAGTCACTCCCCAGCCTAGAGGCAAGCCCGATAGCCTCTGTAGCCGGCAAGGAACTCAGTCCCATTCAACAGCCTGACGGGAAAGCTCCTCTTGAGATGTCCGAATCCGTCAGCTGGCCCCCCCCTCACCATCTGGCCTCAGCACTGTGCTCTGGACCAGGTGTCCCTGTGTGGTAGGGCGCTCGCTTGCAAGATCGAAGCAGAAGTATCAGAAGGGAGATGAGAGTGCTGTGTGCAGCACTGTGGTGGTGCCCAGGTGCCCGGGTGCCCAGGTAGCAAAGGCATATGTAAGACTCAGAAATGAGTAACTGGGGCCGCGGGGGAACGGGACACAGACACTGAAGCAGAAAACGAACACAAAGCAGGATAGACAGCGTGCCAAGGGAGCCAGACAAATGGATGATGTGTTCTGGGTAAGAGGAGGGGAAAGACAGCTGGACGCTCGGGGGAGTCAGAGTAGAGCCCTTGGAAGAGAGAGCCGGAacagtgttgggggggggggggaagtgaagaacagagacagggggaggggagagatttCAGGTTGGGGAAAGAGGTCTGCCTTTGTCTGCCTTTGTCGTCTCATTGCTCCACATGGCAGCAATAACAGTACCCTCCTTCCTAGGTTTGTGACGATTAAGTTAATACACGTAGAGCATTCAGAATAGTGCCTGGCGCGTGGTACACGCTCAGTAAGTGTTAGCTCTTATTTGTGTCAGGAAGAAGTGGGACAGAAAGTCAGAGAAGTCGATTGTGGAAAACCTGGGGAGAGGCCCAGGTGACTGGTTAGGAGCTTGCATCGTAAGTTTTTGAGTAGGAGCTCAATATACATGCAGAAGGAAGACAGGAGCAATGGGCAGGGTTTTAGGCACAAGGATGCCAGTTCCTGCTCCTCCTCTAAGTACCGTTATCCCTTTGAGCAAATCCATGACTCTGCTAGAGGTCTGTTGGCTACTGTCTATGGTGCCTTCGAAATTCTACATTGCAAAATGATGCAGGTTGGGAAGAGAAGGCTGTGATTGCTTGGTGACTGCCTGGGTAATAAGGGGCCACAGTAAAGGAGGTATCAGAGAAGATTCCGGGGTTTGAGCCAGAAATGGGTAACTTGAGAAGAGGAACGGGTTTGGAAGAAGATGACCTTAGTTTGGACACACTGAGTTTAAGATGAGAATAACGTAGTTCAATGGTAATAAATGTCCAGGAGATGGTCAGAGATGTGGGTCTTGATTCCGGAAACCATTTATAGGGCAATAGTTGGAAATCATGAGAATGGATGCCACCAAATCTTCTACGTGACTCTGTGTGATCTGCCCCTGAGGTCCTACGGCCCAGAATATGATCTCGATGGCTGGGAGAAATGTTCGTAAAACGACAGGATGATGAAAGTGAATGCTGAAATccacagaaatggaaatttgTGGCTGCCCTCGGAAGTGTGGGGATCAGCACACAGGGAGACTTGAAGGAAAGAGCCCCAAGAGATTGATTTGAAAGTTGCTGTCAGTGGAAGGTTGTAGCATTGTCCCTGGTCTCTGCATCAGTTCTGGGCCCTGGCCCTGGCAGGAAGCCAACCCATTTCAGGTTGCCCTGGCTGCTGctgtgggttttctttctctgttcttgccaccctccctcccatcaGGGGGCCTCTGACAATCTGAAAAGTCATCCCAGCCATCTTGTCACTGTCCGGTTGTCCTTCATTCCTTAAGTTTAAATGGGTGTCccccttaaatttaaaaatctgttgtataTTAAGTATGTCAAGCCAAAAAGGGTGGCTTTGAAATACAATTGTGGTAGGTTGCATTTCATTTAGTCCTGTAGTTAGGAGCCCCGACCTAGGGGCTGACATAGAATGTTTGTGACATTTCAAGTAAATCAGTGGCTCTGGGTTCACTGGGGAGGCTTGAGGTGTTGAGCCAGCAGGCTGCAATGGAGACTAAGGTTAGAGAAAATACATTGCCGATGGCCGTGGTACTGACGAGTAGCCACAAATGTCCAAAGAAACTGCCAAGAGAATTCCGGAGACCAAAAATGGCTAAGTCCTTGGAGCACGAGGACAAGATCTATTTTATAACCTCTCCAGGATGGGGGATTATCAAGGGTCTAGTGCCAATGGGAAATCCTCGCTATACTGGACAACTAAATTATTCAGTCAAGCATCAGTGGCTGAACAATGAGCTCAGGTACCAAGGCCAGGACAGCTGGGGGCACCAGCAGTGAGGGGCATTTCATGTCTAATGCCCTCTGTCAGAGGACTGAATATtgggagggaaaaaatgagagtgaTATGAATTGGGTCTTAGGTTATGCAAACCCAGATGGGAATTCAAGCTTTTGGGGACTCTTGAGCAGAAGTCCATTCCTGCTCAAATgtacacattttccttttcttcccaaccCTTCCCACAGGTCTAATACTTTAAGAGCCAGCCTCTCTGGACTCAGGGCCCAGGCCCATTTCCGGGATCTTGCTGCCTTTTCACTCCTTAGCCGAATCCTTCCCTCATGTCTTCTCCTTGAAAATGTCACACTAACTCCAGAGATTAAGCTCCACATATGCCCCTCGcagcaattctctctctcctccagttcCCCCAAGGATGAGGCTTTGACTCTTTCACTTTCCACAGACATTTCCACCCAAgcttttttcaagttttgttaGTTCTTAGCTGAGTCTAGGTTAGTCCTGGggaccattttttaatttcagttcccCCAGGCACTAGGCCAAATGACCCATTCAAGGCCGATAAAGATTTGCTGACCCAGGCACGGCAAGTTCTGAGAGGTGGAAGACATTTCTGGATGTTTCTAAAACAAACCTTTTCCTCTTGTCCCTGGCCCTAGGATAACCTGTCGAGTCCACAGTCTGACACAGAGTATGGAATAGAGGAAAGCGAATCAGGTGACGGTTTCAAACTATTTGTAGAGTCCTGGTCAAATCAATtacttctgggcctcagtttccttctttgtaaaatgatCTTGAAGGCCCCTTTCAGCTCTGTCAGCCTGAGGTCAGTTGGTTTCAGGACAGCCTTGTTAATCTGAAATACTTCCAAGGCCTTCCCTCATGTCATTTGCAGTCTAGAAAGTCTACTTTCCAGGATTTCGTTCTGTTTTAACAGTAGATCTAAGTGTCTGGCTGGACTTGGATCTGGTTCAAATTTCCAGGAGCCACAGAGCATAATGTGTGTAGTCCTTTGAGACCTAGACCCCCATTCTCCCAGAGCAGGGCTGGGACACTCTGAGGGACACGAGGATGTACACGCCTGGGGTTTCAGGGTTATGTAGACAGGACATGGGCTTGGGATCCTAAATAGGAAACTTCGGGGAAATGCTGGGGGGTGGCATGGGGAAGGCCAGTGGGAATGACAGACTGACTGCTCAAGGCAGGGACTGACCTTCGGAGCCACTGGGCTAGCGCATGGAGGACCCACTGCTGATGGTCCCAGGCCTCAGAAGCCAGCTCTGGGCTAGTGAGCCCCTAGCTCATGGTGCACACAGGCAGCAAGACGGTCCCCTGCCCCAGCTGCTCCAGTCCCACAGCAGCTCCTGTAGTTTTCCTTGGCTCAGAGAAGCAGAGGCGTCCCCTGAGCCCTGGCTCCCCTCTACCGCAAAGCAACTGGCTTCCATTACCCCTGACAGCTCCAGAGTAACAGCCCAGCCCCCGGCCCCAGCCTGGCTCGGTGCCGTTCCCTTTTATGGTGAAGCGGAGGGAAAgcaaggagggggtggggtggggtggggagtaggtTCCCGCTGGGGCAGAGGGCTGTAGAGCTCCAGGGCCGCTCCCTCACCAGAGACCCTCAGTCATCTACCCACAGTCGGCTTTCTCCTCAGTGATCCACTCTGCTCAGAACACATAACCCCTCTTGCTTGTCctggccctccctcccactctccctccctcacatCCGGGGGGTGATTTCCCACTTGGCCCAAGTCCCACGGTTTGGGTTTTGATTCCGGGAGGGTCCGCCCTATTTCCGACGCCCACCtccgggggtggggcggggggagcgagCCCGGGGAAGGGAGGCACCGGTCGGATCGCAGGCAGCATCGTTCCCCTGGGCGGGTGTGGGGCAAAAAGGCGGGAGCCGAGGAGAGAAGCCTCCGGCCGCCCCAGCTCTCTCCCTATTCTGCACCGCCTCTAACCGCCCTCTCCGCCgcgggggccagggaggggaccctgagggcagggcccaaAGGAAGCACCTGGCTGGGCCGAGCCGGGAAGCGGAGGGTGGGCAGCAGCGCGGGGGGCCAAGGCAGGAAGCGGGGTCGAAGTCTAGGGGTCAGGCCGAGCCTCTCACCCTACCACGCCGCCGCACCCTCGCCCCGGCCCGCCGCTGGGCTTCGGGGAGGCGGCCACGGCTCTGCCGCGTCCCCTGCTGCGCCAGCTGCGGCCAGCTGCGCTCCGCCCGCCTGTGGCGCGCGCCCGCGGCTCGCCCACCCCCTGCGGCGGGCAGTCGGGCCGCAGCCCCGCCCGAGACCCCGCCCCTGCGAGGCGCCTCGGGGAGCAGGCGAGACGGCGGGGCTAGAGAGCCCATTCCGGCCGAGCAGCACGGCCGGAAGTGCCTGGTTTGGGCTTGCGCTCGCGCTACCAACTTCCGGGCCGGAACTCCTACCTGGAGCTAGTGCGCCGACCGCACCGCGTTGAGCCCAGCTGGTCAGGTGAGAGGCGCGTAAGCGCGCTCAGCGGCGCTTCGGCGGTGGCTGGTCCAGGGGGCGAGAACGGGTCCCGGCCTGGGCGAGGAATGCGCCAGCCCCAGGCTCAGTCCCTCCTCTTCTCCGCAGGATGATCACAGACGTGCAGCTCGCCATCTTCGCCAACATGCTGGGCGTGTCGCTCTTTCTGCTTGTGGTTCTCTATCACTACGTGGCCGTCAACAATCCCAAGAAGCAGGAATGAAAGTGGCGCTTTCTCCGCCCCAGGTAACGGTCCGGGGCTGCAGCGCCCAGCCCCCGGAGAGTGGAGTGGCGAGGCCGCGCCAGGGCCTGCAGGGTTCGAAACTTCAAATCAGAAAGTGCCGGGCCAAGCATGATACAGTCCAGAACTGAGCCCCTTTATCCGCACACAGTAGGGAATGCCTTACAGTGCCCCGCCCTTTACCTGCTAGAATGGGGGTGACTTTCCTACTCCTCTGCCCCCGTCTTCGTGGTACCCCCATGCCCAAGTTGGGCCTTTGGGTACTAGGAGACACTGACACAGAGAGGAGTAAAGGTACTGAGGATGCCACCCAAGTATGAGGATTTGGGCTCTTCACTTAAGGAGGACTTAAGGAGTCTTCACTTCTCCAAGCTTGTTGAGGCTTTTATTGAGGCacaatttgggggagggggggaaaggcggggggggggggttgtaaaGATGTAGAATTCTGGAGCAAGAGGCACTGAGTTAGGGTGGCTCCTGTAGACCCAAGCCCTAGACAAGAaaggtggggtagggtggggaacCTTAAGTGTTGGTCAAAAATGTAAAGGGGGAACAGGATGGATGGGAGTGGATGCCTGAAGGATTTCCCCAGAGGAAAGCTGCAGCATTTTCCTTACCTCGggtctttcccccttttttctagGGTTCCAGGACATAGGCTGAGGCAAGATGGAGGGTGTGAGGGGCCTTCACACTTCACTTCATCCCTCTACCCATCACAACATACAAAGCAACTACACCTGGATTTTTCCAAACAACTTTTATTTCCTCAAAGTCTTCCTTAACCCTATGGAACAAGAAGCTGCCACTGAGTAGGGCCCAAGATAGGGGCTTTTTCTACTCCCTCccccaatataaaaatatagatatatattttttgtggtcCCAAAATCTTGTGctgtggagggagggatggggtaGCAGGTTTCTGCTTTGTGCTGTCTCAAGGTGGTGCTCTGGGATGTCTCAGAACAGTGTGGCTGGTATTCACTGTCCGTTCATATAGGAATTATGGTTGTCACATGGAATCAACAGCTGAGGGAGGAGGCTAGCACATTTCTCACTGTGTACCCCATCTTGGGGCTATATCCTGGGCATGGAGGTGGAGGCATCAGACCCGGGGAGAAACAGTGAGTGGGGGTGATTTAGGGACAAAACAAACCTCAGGCTGGCCCAGAGGCCCCCCGCTGTAACATATCCGGGACTGGGAGTCAGATAGACTACAGGAAATAGGAGAAAAGGCAGGGGCAGAGCGGGGCCGTGGGGGCCCGGCGTGAGGCAGCCtgcaacagagaagagagaggaatcaGGCTTGTGAGAATTCTGACAGGGGCTGGACAcgagagaggggagatgggtaaTGATAGGTGGGTTGAGCACTGCACCTTGGGCTGATGCTGAAATGCGGCGGCTCCTAGGCCTTAGGCCCTAACAAGGAGTTGTTTTCTTGTCCTTTGGAGTGAAGACTGAGGCCATGATGGGAAAAAAATCAGGGACTAGATTCTTAATGAAAGTACCTTTAGTCTTTTGGAGGTCAGAGGGattagggaaggaagaaaatgatccTGAATGTGCGCAGAAATGGGAATGAAGGAACAGAGGTGAGAGGTGGGGTGAGGGAATGGACCCGGGTGCTCACCCTGGTGCAGAGCTGGGTCCTGGCTCCGGCTCACTGCTCTCCCTGGTCCGGGGTGTAGGGGATGTGGGGCCCGAAGAGCCTCTCATCCCTCTGCGAGTCGGCGGTGAGCCCCGGCCCAACCTGGGCCTAGCCTGTGTGGATAGGGGGTGGGCTGAGAGGCTGGATTCTTCCATTAACTTTTTTGCTTCTGGGTTTGCTTCTAGAGTTTCCGTGCATAAGAGTGTAGTACAGGGGTCAACACCGGTACTGGGACCTTGAATTTCTGGGCACTGTCCCTAGCTGAGAGGGTAAGGCAGGATAATAGCTAGAGAATTCTTAGGTTCAGTTTATGACTATACACTCTAAGTCATACTTAACTAGGGGAGGCAAAAGGATCTAGCATTTAACCTCCATGGCTGTATTATGGCTGACATCTGGCTGAAGAGGGAAGCAGTGTTTGGGAAGAGGTTGGAGAATTGGTGGGTCTCTCAGagccttctgtgcctcagtcccTGCCAGAGCAGCTTAGGCTTCACGCATCCGGTCTCTGTCTGTACTCAGCTTTAGCCAATTTAACATGAG
This region includes:
- the OST4 gene encoding dolichyl-diphosphooligosaccharide--protein glycosyltransferase subunit 4; translated protein: MITDVQLAIFANMLGVSLFLLVVLYHYVAVNNPKKQE